A section of the Piliocolobus tephrosceles isolate RC106 chromosome 14, ASM277652v3, whole genome shotgun sequence genome encodes:
- the CCDC107 gene encoding coiled-coil domain-containing protein 107 isoform X3 has protein sequence MAVPVSLFGLVGLLLVSALPGVLGDRANPDLRAHPGNAAHRGSGATEPRRRPPLKDQRERARAGSLPLGALYTAAVVAFVLYKCLQGKDETVVLHKEASKQQPLQSEQQLAQLTQQLAQTEQHLNNLMAQLDPLFERVTTLAGAQQELLNMKLRTIHELLQDSKPDKETSRSLPEDFCLKEDEEEVGDSQDWEEPTNWTTETWNLSTSQEVERGLRRRCSQTVAEGPSHSPGWEGGTIAEG, from the exons ATGGCGGTCCCAGTTTCCCTTTTCGGTTTGGTGGGGCTGCTGCTTGTGTCTGCGCTGCCCGGGGTCCTAGGAGACCGCGCCAATCCCGACCTCCGGGCACACCCAG GGAACGCAGCCCACCGCGGCTCTGGGGCCACGGAACCCCGACGGCGACCACCGCTCAAGGACCAGCGCGAGCGGGCCCGGGCCGGGTCGCTGCCTCTGGGGGCGCTTTACACCGCGGCCGTCGTGGCTTTTGTGCTGTACAAGTGTTTACAG GGGAAAGATGAAACTGTGGTTCTCCACAAGGAGGCAAGCAAGCAGCAGCCACTGCAGTCAG AGCAACAGCTGGCCCAGTTGACACAACAGCTGGCCCAGACAGAGCAGCACCTGAACAACCTGATGGCCCAGCTGGACCCCCTTTTTGAGCG TGTGACTACTCTGGCTGGAGCCCAGCAGGAGCTTCTGAACATGAAGCTACGGACCATCCATGAGCTGTTGCAAGACAGCAAGCCGGACAAGG AGACCAGCAGATCTCTTCCTGAGGACTTTTGTTTaaaggaggacgaggaggaggttGGTGACAGTCAGGACTGGGAGGAGCCCACAAACTGGACCACAGAGACATGGAACCTATCTACTTCCCAGGAGGTGGAACGGGGGCTACGGAGAAGGTGCAGCCAGACTGTGGCAGAGGGCCCCAGTCACAGCCCTGGCTGGGAAGGAGGGACGATAGCTGAAGGTTGA
- the ARHGEF39 gene encoding rho guanine nucleotide exchange factor 39 isoform X3, whose protein sequence is MEIHYPGVRSPVQEQRARWERKRACTARELLETERRYQEQLGLVATYFLGILKAKGTLRPPERQALFSSWELIYGASQELLPYLEGGCWGQGLEGFCRHLELYNQFAANSERSQTTLQEQLKKNKGFRRFVRLQESRPEFGGLQLQDLLPLPLQRLQQYENLVVALAENTGPNSPDHQQLTRRWFLCQGWLLVVPPHGEPRPRMFFLFTDVLLMAKPRPPLHLLQSGTFACKALYPMAQCQLSRVFGHSGGPCGGLLSLSFPHEKLLLMSTDQEELSHWYHSLTWAISSQKN, encoded by the exons ATGGAGATCCACTACCCCGGTGTGCGGTCCCCGGTGCAAGAGCAGCGTGCCCGCTGGGAGCGGAAACGCGCTTGCACCGCCCGGGAGCTGCTAGAGACTGAGCGGCGCTACCAAGAACAGCTGGGGCTGGTGGCCACG TACTTTTTGGGGATCCTGAAAGCCAAGGGGACCCTGCGACCACCTGAGCGCCAGGCCCTGTTTAGCTCCTGGGAGCTCATCTACGGCGCCAGCCA GGAGCTGCTTCCCTACCTGGAAGGAGGATGCTGGGGCCAAGGGCTGGAGGGCTTCTGCCGCCACTTGGAGCTCTATAACCAATTTGCTGCCAACTCAGAGAGATCCCAGACCACCCTGCAG GAGcagctaaagaaaaataaaggtttcCGGAGGTTTGTGCGGCTTCAGGAAAGCCGCCCTGAGTTTGGGGGCCTTCAGCTCCAGGACCTActccctctgcctctgcagcGGCTCCAACA GTATGAGAATCTCGTCGTTGCTTTGGCTGAAAACACAGGTCCCAACAGCCCTGACCATCAACAGCTCACAC GGCGCTGGTTCCTATGCCAGGGCTGGCTGTTGGTGGTGCCTCCCCATGGGGAGCCTCGGCCCCGCATGTTCTTCCTCTTCACTGATGTGCTCCTCATGGCCAAGCCTCGACCTCCACTGCACCTGCTGCAGAGTGGCACCTTTGCCTGCAAGGCCCTCTACCCCATGGCCCAGTGTCAACTCAGCAGGGTCTTTGGCCACTCAGGAGGCCCTTGTGGTGGGCTGCTCAGT CTGTCCTTCCCTCATGAGAAGCTACTGCTTATGTCCACAGACCAGGAGGAGCTGTCACACTGGTACCACAGTCTGACTTGGGCTATCAG CAGCCAGAAAAACTAG
- the CCDC107 gene encoding coiled-coil domain-containing protein 107 isoform X2, whose translation MAVPVSLFGLVGLLLVSALPGVLGDRANPDLRAHPGNAAHRGSGATEPRRRPPLKDQRERARAGSLPLGALYTAAVVAFVLYKCLQGKDETVVLHKEASKQQPLQSEQQLAQLTQQLAQTEQHLNNLMAQLDPLFERVTTLAGAQQELLNMKLRTIHELLQDSKPDKGMEASEPETSRSLPEDFCLKEDEEEVGDSQDWEEPTNWTTETWNLSTSQEVERGLRRRCSQTVAEGPSHSPGWEGGTIAEG comes from the exons ATGGCGGTCCCAGTTTCCCTTTTCGGTTTGGTGGGGCTGCTGCTTGTGTCTGCGCTGCCCGGGGTCCTAGGAGACCGCGCCAATCCCGACCTCCGGGCACACCCAG GGAACGCAGCCCACCGCGGCTCTGGGGCCACGGAACCCCGACGGCGACCACCGCTCAAGGACCAGCGCGAGCGGGCCCGGGCCGGGTCGCTGCCTCTGGGGGCGCTTTACACCGCGGCCGTCGTGGCTTTTGTGCTGTACAAGTGTTTACAG GGGAAAGATGAAACTGTGGTTCTCCACAAGGAGGCAAGCAAGCAGCAGCCACTGCAGTCAG AGCAACAGCTGGCCCAGTTGACACAACAGCTGGCCCAGACAGAGCAGCACCTGAACAACCTGATGGCCCAGCTGGACCCCCTTTTTGAGCG TGTGACTACTCTGGCTGGAGCCCAGCAGGAGCTTCTGAACATGAAGCTACGGACCATCCATGAGCTGTTGCAAGACAGCAAGCCGGACAAGGGTATGGAGGCTTCAGAACCAG AGACCAGCAGATCTCTTCCTGAGGACTTTTGTTTaaaggaggacgaggaggaggttGGTGACAGTCAGGACTGGGAGGAGCCCACAAACTGGACCACAGAGACATGGAACCTATCTACTTCCCAGGAGGTGGAACGGGGGCTACGGAGAAGGTGCAGCCAGACTGTGGCAGAGGGCCCCAGTCACAGCCCTGGCTGGGAAGGAGGGACGATAGCTGAAGGTTGA
- the ARHGEF39 gene encoding rho guanine nucleotide exchange factor 39 isoform X1, whose protein sequence is MEIHYPGVRSPVQEQRARWERKRACTARELLETERRYQEQLGLVATYFLGILKAKGTLRPPERQALFSSWELIYGASQELLPYLEGGCWGQGLEGFCRHLELYNQFAANSERSQTTLQEQLKKNKGFRRFVRLQESRPEFGGLQLQDLLPLPLQRLQQYENLVVALAENTGPNSPDHQQLTRAARLISETAQRVHTIGQKQKNDQHLRRVQALLSGRQAKGLTSGRWFLCQGWLLVVPPHGEPRPRMFFLFTDVLLMAKPRPPLHLLQSGTFACKALYPMAQCQLSRVFGHSGGPCGGLLSLSFPHEKLLLMSTDQEELSHWYHSLTWAISSQKN, encoded by the exons ATGGAGATCCACTACCCCGGTGTGCGGTCCCCGGTGCAAGAGCAGCGTGCCCGCTGGGAGCGGAAACGCGCTTGCACCGCCCGGGAGCTGCTAGAGACTGAGCGGCGCTACCAAGAACAGCTGGGGCTGGTGGCCACG TACTTTTTGGGGATCCTGAAAGCCAAGGGGACCCTGCGACCACCTGAGCGCCAGGCCCTGTTTAGCTCCTGGGAGCTCATCTACGGCGCCAGCCA GGAGCTGCTTCCCTACCTGGAAGGAGGATGCTGGGGCCAAGGGCTGGAGGGCTTCTGCCGCCACTTGGAGCTCTATAACCAATTTGCTGCCAACTCAGAGAGATCCCAGACCACCCTGCAG GAGcagctaaagaaaaataaaggtttcCGGAGGTTTGTGCGGCTTCAGGAAAGCCGCCCTGAGTTTGGGGGCCTTCAGCTCCAGGACCTActccctctgcctctgcagcGGCTCCAACA GTATGAGAATCTCGTCGTTGCTTTGGCTGAAAACACAGGTCCCAACAGCCCTGACCATCAACAGCTCACAC GGGCTGCCCGACTGATAAGTGAGACTGCCCAGAGAGTCCACACTATTGGTCAGAAACAGAAGAATGACCAGCACCTTCGGCGTGTCCAGGCTCTGCTCAGTGGACGCCAGGCAAAGGGGCTGACCTCAG GGCGCTGGTTCCTATGCCAGGGCTGGCTGTTGGTGGTGCCTCCCCATGGGGAGCCTCGGCCCCGCATGTTCTTCCTCTTCACTGATGTGCTCCTCATGGCCAAGCCTCGACCTCCACTGCACCTGCTGCAGAGTGGCACCTTTGCCTGCAAGGCCCTCTACCCCATGGCCCAGTGTCAACTCAGCAGGGTCTTTGGCCACTCAGGAGGCCCTTGTGGTGGGCTGCTCAGT CTGTCCTTCCCTCATGAGAAGCTACTGCTTATGTCCACAGACCAGGAGGAGCTGTCACACTGGTACCACAGTCTGACTTGGGCTATCAG CAGCCAGAAAAACTAG
- the CCDC107 gene encoding coiled-coil domain-containing protein 107 isoform X1, whose product MAVPVSLFGLVGLLLVSALPGVLGDRANPDLRAHPGNAAHRGSGATEPRRRPPLKDQRERARAGSLPLGALYTAAVVAFVLYKCLQGKDETVVLHKEASKQQPLQSEQQLAQLTQQLAQTEQHLNNLMAQLDPLFERVTTLAGAQQELLNMKLRTIHELLQDSKPDKGMEASEPGEGLGGESAGGGDKVSETGTFLISPHTETSRSLPEDFCLKEDEEEVGDSQDWEEPTNWTTETWNLSTSQEVERGLRRRCSQTVAEGPSHSPGWEGGTIAEG is encoded by the exons ATGGCGGTCCCAGTTTCCCTTTTCGGTTTGGTGGGGCTGCTGCTTGTGTCTGCGCTGCCCGGGGTCCTAGGAGACCGCGCCAATCCCGACCTCCGGGCACACCCAG GGAACGCAGCCCACCGCGGCTCTGGGGCCACGGAACCCCGACGGCGACCACCGCTCAAGGACCAGCGCGAGCGGGCCCGGGCCGGGTCGCTGCCTCTGGGGGCGCTTTACACCGCGGCCGTCGTGGCTTTTGTGCTGTACAAGTGTTTACAG GGGAAAGATGAAACTGTGGTTCTCCACAAGGAGGCAAGCAAGCAGCAGCCACTGCAGTCAG AGCAACAGCTGGCCCAGTTGACACAACAGCTGGCCCAGACAGAGCAGCACCTGAACAACCTGATGGCCCAGCTGGACCCCCTTTTTGAGCG TGTGACTACTCTGGCTGGAGCCCAGCAGGAGCTTCTGAACATGAAGCTACGGACCATCCATGAGCTGTTGCAAGACAGCAAGCCGGACAAGGGTATGGAGGCTTCAGAACCAGGTGAAGGCTTGGGAGGCGAGTCTGCTGGAGGTGGAGACAAAGTCTCTGAAACTGGAACATTCCTGATCTCTCCCCACACAGAGACCAGCAGATCTCTTCCTGAGGACTTTTGTTTaaaggaggacgaggaggaggttGGTGACAGTCAGGACTGGGAGGAGCCCACAAACTGGACCACAGAGACATGGAACCTATCTACTTCCCAGGAGGTGGAACGGGGGCTACGGAGAAGGTGCAGCCAGACTGTGGCAGAGGGCCCCAGTCACAGCCCTGGCTGGGAAGGAGGGACGATAGCTGAAGGTTGA
- the CCDC107 gene encoding coiled-coil domain-containing protein 107 isoform X4: protein MAVPVSLFGLVGLLLVSALPGVLGDRANPDLRAHPGNAAHRGSGATEPRRRPPLKDQRERARAGSLPLGALYTAAVVAFVLYKCLQGKDETVVLHKEASKQQPLQSEQQLAQLTQQLAQTEQHLNNLMAQLDPLFERDQQISS from the exons ATGGCGGTCCCAGTTTCCCTTTTCGGTTTGGTGGGGCTGCTGCTTGTGTCTGCGCTGCCCGGGGTCCTAGGAGACCGCGCCAATCCCGACCTCCGGGCACACCCAG GGAACGCAGCCCACCGCGGCTCTGGGGCCACGGAACCCCGACGGCGACCACCGCTCAAGGACCAGCGCGAGCGGGCCCGGGCCGGGTCGCTGCCTCTGGGGGCGCTTTACACCGCGGCCGTCGTGGCTTTTGTGCTGTACAAGTGTTTACAG GGGAAAGATGAAACTGTGGTTCTCCACAAGGAGGCAAGCAAGCAGCAGCCACTGCAGTCAG AGCAACAGCTGGCCCAGTTGACACAACAGCTGGCCCAGACAGAGCAGCACCTGAACAACCTGATGGCCCAGCTGGACCCCCTTTTTGAGCG AGACCAGCAGATCTCTTCCTGA
- the ARHGEF39 gene encoding rho guanine nucleotide exchange factor 39 isoform X2, protein MEIHYPGVRSPVQEQRARWERKRACTARELLETERRYQEQLGLVATYFLGILKAKGTLRPPERQALFSSWELIYGASQELLPYLEGGCWGQGLEGFCRHLELYNQFAANSERSQTTLQEQLKKNKGFRRFVRLQESRPEFGGLQLQDLLPLPLQRLQQYENLVVALAENTGPNSPDHQQLTRAARLISETAQRVHTIGQKQKNDQHLRRVQALLSGRQAKGLTSGRWFLCQGWLLVVPPHGEPRPRMFFLFTDVLLMAKPRPPLHLLQSGTFACKALYPMAQCQLSRVFGHSGGPCGGLLSLSFPHEKLLLMSTDQEELSHWYHSLTWAISQKN, encoded by the exons ATGGAGATCCACTACCCCGGTGTGCGGTCCCCGGTGCAAGAGCAGCGTGCCCGCTGGGAGCGGAAACGCGCTTGCACCGCCCGGGAGCTGCTAGAGACTGAGCGGCGCTACCAAGAACAGCTGGGGCTGGTGGCCACG TACTTTTTGGGGATCCTGAAAGCCAAGGGGACCCTGCGACCACCTGAGCGCCAGGCCCTGTTTAGCTCCTGGGAGCTCATCTACGGCGCCAGCCA GGAGCTGCTTCCCTACCTGGAAGGAGGATGCTGGGGCCAAGGGCTGGAGGGCTTCTGCCGCCACTTGGAGCTCTATAACCAATTTGCTGCCAACTCAGAGAGATCCCAGACCACCCTGCAG GAGcagctaaagaaaaataaaggtttcCGGAGGTTTGTGCGGCTTCAGGAAAGCCGCCCTGAGTTTGGGGGCCTTCAGCTCCAGGACCTActccctctgcctctgcagcGGCTCCAACA GTATGAGAATCTCGTCGTTGCTTTGGCTGAAAACACAGGTCCCAACAGCCCTGACCATCAACAGCTCACAC GGGCTGCCCGACTGATAAGTGAGACTGCCCAGAGAGTCCACACTATTGGTCAGAAACAGAAGAATGACCAGCACCTTCGGCGTGTCCAGGCTCTGCTCAGTGGACGCCAGGCAAAGGGGCTGACCTCAG GGCGCTGGTTCCTATGCCAGGGCTGGCTGTTGGTGGTGCCTCCCCATGGGGAGCCTCGGCCCCGCATGTTCTTCCTCTTCACTGATGTGCTCCTCATGGCCAAGCCTCGACCTCCACTGCACCTGCTGCAGAGTGGCACCTTTGCCTGCAAGGCCCTCTACCCCATGGCCCAGTGTCAACTCAGCAGGGTCTTTGGCCACTCAGGAGGCCCTTGTGGTGGGCTGCTCAGT CTGTCCTTCCCTCATGAGAAGCTACTGCTTATGTCCACAGACCAGGAGGAGCTGTCACACTGGTACCACAGTCTGACTTGGGCTATCAG CCAGAAAAACTAG